From the genome of Bartonella sp. M0283:
AAAGTGTCAAACTTTGTTATCGGTAAATTTTCTTGTCTCGAAAAACACTTATAAATCAGAGATTTAAATGGTGGGTGATACAGGGATCGAACCTGTGACCCGCTGATTAAGAGTCAGCTGCTCTACCAACTGAGCTAATCACCCATACGGCGTTGTCAATCAACGATAGCGGTTCTATAGCGTTCCTAAGGGGTGATGTCCATAGAAAATTTTCGTTTTTTTGTCATTTCATTCATTGTTGAAGCGTGAAGTATCAAGATTGCGAAAATATCTTGATCTTCATAAGAAATAGCCTCATTATATCACTTTCATTAACGCGTGTGACTTTGATTGTTACCGGTAAAGAGAGGACGATCGAGCGTAATGCCCGACCAAAATTCATCAGAAGACCCTTCTTGTAGTAGCGAGCGGTATAGGCCGTTTCGGGGATTTTTTCATTACCATTATGTTGATTTGGCTTTCCGGCGAGCTTTTAGAGCCGGAATGACAGGATCGATTGTGTTCGCCTTTCTGAAAATGGCGACTTCGAGGATGGAAAATGGTTGATCTTATTTTCCCTCGACTTTTTTCCTTCGTTTTGCACTTTTTTCGGAATTGATGGATTATGGAATGGATAGCAAATCCCCACGCATGGATGGGGCTTGTAACACTTATTTTTCTGGAAATTGTCCTAGGCATTGATAACCTTGTCTTTATCGCAATTTTGGCTACAAAATTGCCTCCTAAGGTAAGGAACCGTGCCCGTTTGACAGGTTTGAGCTGTGCATTGGTCATGCGCTTGATACTGCTGACGGCAATGGGTTGGGTCATGACGCTTGACCGGCCTCTTTTTTCAGTGGGGAGTTTCAGTTTCAGCTGGCATAGTATCATCCTGATTATCGGCGGAGCTTTTCTCCTTGCAAAAGGGACACTCGAACTCCATGAAAGGTTGGAGGGCGAGGTTCAGGAAAACTCGACTTCGGTTGTCCATGCTGTATTTTGGCAAGTTATTGTCCAGATAGTTGTGCTCGATGCAGTCTTTTCTCTGGATAGTATTATTACGGCCACAGGCATGATCCCCAAAGATCAGATGATGGTGATGTACCTTGCCGTCATTATTGCTATGGGCGTGATGATGTGGGGCTCCGGCCCCTTGATGGTATTTGTTAACCGCCATCCAACGGTGGTCATATTGTGTCTCGGATTTTTGATGATGATCGGCTTTAGCCTCATTGTTGAAGGCTTCGGTTTTCATATTCCGAAGGGCTATCTTTACGCGGCTATCGGCTTTTCCGTCCTCATCGAAGCGTTCAACCAGATCGGCCGGCATAACAGGGAGAAACTCATTTCGACCAATGATTTGCGCGAAAGGACAGCCGGTGCAGTGCTGCGTCTTCTGGGCGGCGGTAAAAAGGAGGGGAGTCTCGGTGAAACGGTTGATCTTATCGCCGAACAGGCTGCCGCCTCTGAAATATTCAGGCCGGAAGAAAAGCAGATGATTCGTGGTGTGCTTGATCTTGCTGACCGGCCTGTCCGGTCGATCATGTCCCCGCGAAACGAGATAGAATGGCTTGACCTTGATACTGATGAAGAGGAAATGCGCACCGAACTCGAGCAATTCAAACACAGCCGTCTTGTGCTTGCGCGTGAGAAAGTTGACGAATTTGTCGGCGTTGCATTGACGAAAGATTTGCTGCTTGAT
Proteins encoded in this window:
- a CDS encoding TerC family protein, translated to MEWIANPHAWMGLVTLIFLEIVLGIDNLVFIAILATKLPPKVRNRARLTGLSCALVMRLILLTAMGWVMTLDRPLFSVGSFSFSWHSIILIIGGAFLLAKGTLELHERLEGEVQENSTSVVHAVFWQVIVQIVVLDAVFSLDSIITATGMIPKDQMMVMYLAVIIAMGVMMWGSGPLMVFVNRHPTVVILCLGFLMMIGFSLIVEGFGFHIPKGYLYAAIGFSVLIEAFNQIGRHNREKLISTNDLRERTAGAVLRLLGGGKKEGSLGETVDLIAEQAAASEIFRPEEKQMIRGVLDLADRPVRSIMSPRNEIEWLDLDTDEEEMRTELEQFKHSRLVLAREKVDEFVGVALTKDLLLDLAEGKNIDWQKAMRQPLVVHENTSVLRLMEKLRRSAIQLAIVVDEHGSFEGVATPTDILEAIAGDFPDEDDEPVIAEQLKDGSFMVEGYADIRRLSGYLDKDLVDENDRYTTLAGFMLWHFGHLPVTGESFEAEGFNFKVVEMDRRNIAKVLISPVKKQDQ